One segment of Erigeron canadensis isolate Cc75 chromosome 2, C_canadensis_v1, whole genome shotgun sequence DNA contains the following:
- the LOC122586775 gene encoding putative lipase C4A8.10, whose protein sequence is MESEKNLKGSKVELNDVKKPIRSGKLRIMDCSCFGSSDYDHPTVEKVDEDGNVDMKSSNSGGLKQHSPTHLVVMVNGLIGSAQNWRFAAKQFFKKYPKDLIVHCSQCNSALATLDGIDVMGSRLADEVRSVIERHPNLQKISFIGHSLGGLIARYAIAKLYTDDYTNQVCQLNGDCKSVASDDLSSEHVSNGKIAGLEPINFITVATPHLGSRGCKQVPMFCGLKGLEKVGFYTSGILKRTGRHVYLKDKPNGRPPLLVQMANDTEELKFISALQSFKRQVVYANVLSDHLVGWSTSSIRLQSELPKRKNLERSDRYPHILKEGAANMTNQEVSTNSHTNRHKSKTATMEETMIKGLSKVKWERVDVSFKGSKQRYFAHNTIQVNTPWMNSDGADVIQHMVDNFLV, encoded by the exons atggagtcaGAAAAGAATTTGAAAGGATCAAAGGTTGAATTAAACGATGTTAAGAAGCCAATCAGAAGTGGGAAGTTACGTATTATGGATTGTAGTTGTTTTGGATCGTCAGATTATGATCATCCAACGGTTGAGAAAGTTGATGAGGATGGTAACGTTGATATGAAATCATCTAATTCAGGGGGTCTTAAACAACATTCTCCGACCCACCTTGTTGTTATGGTTAATGGCCTTATTGGAAG TGCTCAAAATTGGAGATTTGCTGCAAAACAATTTTTCAAAAAGTATCCGAAGGATCTTATTGTCCACT GCAGCCAATGCAACTCCGCACTGGCGACACTTGATGGCATTGACGTGATGGGAAGCAGATTAGCAGACGAG GTGAGATCTGTGATAGAACGTCATCCTAATCTTCAGAAGATCTCGTTTATTGGTCACTCACTTGGTGGTCTAATTGCAAGATATGCGATTGCCAAGCTTTACACAGATGATTACACAAATCAAGTATGTCAACTTAATGGGGACTGTAAATCTGTGGCATCTGATGATCTATCCTCAGAACATGTCTCTAACGGAAAAATTGCTGGATTGGAACCTATAAACTTTATTACTGTTGCTACTCCACACCTTGGTTCAAGAGGATGTAAACAG GTCCCGATGTTCTGTGGACTTAAAGGTCTTGAAAAAGTAGGATTCTACACATCCGGAATTCTTAAACGAACAGGAAGACATGTGTATTTGAAAGATAAGCCTAATGGTCGTCCCCCTCTATTGGTTCAGATGGCAAATGATACCGAAGAGCTCAAGTTCAT ATCTGCTTTGCAGTCATTCAAACGCCAAGTTGTTTACGCAAATGTCCTTTCTGACC ATCTTGTAGGATGGAGCACGTCATCAATTCGCCTTCAAAGTGAGCTGCCTAAG CGTAAGAATCTTGAAAGAAGTGATAGATACCCCCATATTCTGAAGGAAGGTGCAGCAAATATGACAAACCAAGAAGTCTCTACCAACTCACATACCAATAGACACAAGAGTAAGACTGCCACCATGGAAG agacGATGATTAAAGGATTGAGTAAAGTAAAATGGGAACGGGTCGACGTCAGCTTCAAAGGAAGCAAACAAAGATACTTTGCACACAACACAATCCAG